In Candidatus Methylomirabilota bacterium, the following proteins share a genomic window:
- a CDS encoding chromate transporter produces the protein MSQLPALIGVFAYLSLLTMGGGMAAFPELKVLTVDVHRWLTFPQLIHLYSVGQMAPGPNMMMVASIGEWVAGLPGSVAVLLAFFLPTALLTLVVGRLWIRLETWPWRASIQLGLAPVSIGLILAGCLTIAEGAVTGWLAVVIMIAVFAVLLRTRINPALLVLGGALISLFAFSAR, from the coding sequence ATGAGCCAGCTCCCGGCCCTCATCGGGGTGTTCGCCTATCTCTCGCTGCTGACCATGGGGGGCGGCATGGCCGCCTTCCCCGAGCTCAAGGTCCTCACGGTCGACGTCCACCGGTGGCTTACCTTTCCGCAGCTCATCCACCTGTACAGCGTCGGGCAGATGGCTCCCGGACCCAACATGATGATGGTGGCGTCGATCGGAGAATGGGTCGCGGGCTTGCCGGGCTCGGTGGCGGTCCTGCTCGCCTTCTTTCTGCCGACGGCGCTGCTCACGCTCGTCGTGGGACGCCTCTGGATCAGGCTCGAGACGTGGCCGTGGAGGGCGTCGATCCAGCTCGGACTTGCGCCCGTCTCCATCGGCCTCATCCTGGCCGGCTGCCTGACCATCGCCGAGGGGGCCGTGACCGGCTGGCTTGCCGTCGTCATCATGATCGCCGTGTTCGCGGTGCTGCTCCGCACCAGGATCAATCCGGCCCTTCTGGTCCTGGGCGGCGCGTTGATCAGCCTGTTCGCGTTCAGTGCCCGCTGA